A stretch of Actinomycetes bacterium DNA encodes these proteins:
- a CDS encoding enoyl-CoA hydratase/isomerase family protein codes for MDDLLLSEDSGGARVLTLNRPDALNAFNQVLWYSLAAALEDAAADDSVRCVVLTGTGRAFTAGQDLDEMSDPTVFEDSEPGYERLMPVVEEFPKPLIAAVNGLGVGIGLTLLLHCDIALISTEARLKAPFISLGVTTEASASLLLPAAMGRQRAAEVLYTEPWVSAEQAVADGLALRAVAPDRLMPETMEIAHHIGALPLGPLMATKTLLTRGRLDAVREARVAESAKFVELIGAMSGGSDG; via the coding sequence ATGGACGACCTCTTGCTGAGTGAGGATTCCGGTGGCGCCCGGGTGCTCACCCTGAACCGACCGGATGCGCTGAACGCCTTCAATCAGGTGCTCTGGTACTCGCTGGCCGCGGCCCTGGAGGACGCGGCCGCCGACGACTCGGTGCGTTGTGTTGTGCTCACCGGCACAGGAAGGGCCTTCACTGCGGGCCAGGACCTCGACGAGATGTCCGACCCCACGGTGTTCGAGGACTCAGAGCCTGGCTACGAACGCCTGATGCCCGTGGTCGAGGAGTTCCCCAAGCCCCTGATCGCCGCGGTCAACGGCCTCGGTGTCGGTATCGGACTGACCTTGCTGCTGCACTGCGACATCGCGCTGATCTCCACCGAGGCACGCCTCAAGGCACCGTTCATCTCCCTCGGTGTCACCACCGAGGCCTCTGCCAGCTTGCTGCTGCCGGCCGCGATGGGCCGCCAAAGGGCAGCCGAGGTCCTCTACACCGAGCCGTGGGTCAGCGCCGAGCAGGCGGTGGCCGACGGCCTGGCGCTGCGGGCTGTGGCTCCCGACCGACTGATGCCCGAGACGATGGAGATCGCCCACCACATCGGAGCGCTGCCGTTGGGGCCGCTGATGGCCACCAAGACGCTGCTCACCCGGGGCCGGCTCGACGCGGTGCGCGAAGCTCGCGTGGCAGAGTCGGCGAAGTTCGTCGAACTGATCGGCGCCATGTCAGGAGGCTCAGATGGTTGA